Proteins co-encoded in one Juglans regia cultivar Chandler chromosome 16, Walnut 2.0, whole genome shotgun sequence genomic window:
- the LOC109004335 gene encoding uncharacterized protein LOC109004335: protein MEVPTIGAEALEINAEIPGWAEEIVRYLEASKLPKDKGEERKVRNRAIWFTLVNVVLYKRGYSNPFLRCVSQEEALYILIEVHEGVCGNHFGERSLAVKVMRVGYY, encoded by the coding sequence ATGGAAGTGCCCACAATAGGAGCTGAAGCTTTGGAGATAAATGCAGAGATACCTGGTTGGGCTGAAGAGATAGTCAGGTATTTAGAGGCCAGCAAGTTGCCAAAAGATAAAGGGGAAGAGAGGAAAGTTAGAAATAGAGCAATATGGTTCACCCTGGTGAACGTTGTGTTATACAAGCGGGGTTACTCAAATCCCTTCTTGAGATGTGTATCACAGGAGGAAGCGTTGTACATATTGATAGAAGTGCATGAAGGAGTGTGTGGGAACCATTTTGGTGAAAGATCATTGGCGGTGAAAGTGATGAGGGTGGGGTACTACTAG